The stretch of DNA tttattaattttaattttatttattcatagggGTATAATATGATAATGTTAGTGAAAATGTTAAAGCTATCTTTACTTTAATAgttcaatttgtaattttatttaattttgtatatttcaCTCTCTATTTTTCAAATTACAGAAATACACAAGTaaatatattctttattttctttttctcacattttcattagttaaaaaaattaaaattccttTAGAAGAATgcataattcttaaaattttcaaagagcTAGAATTGCTCGAGTATAACTTAACTAGTTGATTAATCCGAAAGAAGTTTATTATAGTTTTGCTTTATCGATAATCACAAGGTGCGAGTTCTGATTCTTACTAGAAGGAGGTATGAAATTTGTCATATTATGACCGGGGCAGGTGGAGACATCCGAGAGTCGggtataatttaaaaaaataaagaataaggGTCTAAATGCAACATCTGAAAAGGGGAAGGATCCAAGTGAAATTACCCTTCTTCGATCTATTTATTTATCTGTCATTTGCTTTCACTGATCTTCCCTCCTGTttttctctctcactctctctctctctcttcaacCTGCTTTGTCCCCCCCTCCATCTCTCTTCAAAAAAATCCCTAATTTTACTTCTCAATCCCATTATATTCATCCTCATCCACAGGTAAGTTTATACAGATCTGCAGAAAGAGCAAAGCagctcaaatatatatttacatacagAAAGCTGTGCTTAACAAATTGGTGCCTTGGGgccatctatatatatatagagacagAAGATCTTGATCAGAGAAGAAAAGACAGCCGAGAAGATGAGCAACAACATGAATGGGCAGCAGTTCGGAGACACGACATATACCAAGGTTTTTGTCGGCGGTCTGGCATGGGAGACTCAGAAAGAAACCATGGAGAAATACTTTGAACAGTTCGGTGAAATCTTGGAGGCTGTTGTCATCTCCGATAAGGCCACAGGCAGATCAAAAGGCTATggctttgtatgtatatattcttctctcttttttacactaatctttattattattattattattttcccccCAAACCCTATATAATGCTAATTGACACCGATGTCTTTTGTCCTAATATACGTACCCTTTTGAATTGCACCGATACCGTCAATTTTACTATCTGAAGGTGCGCACTGAGTACTCCGCCTTGTAGCCCTAGAATCAATATAAATTGCCCATATAAACTGCTCCAGCAAATTATTGCTTGGGATAGGGTCCACATAGCTCTGTGGACCATGAATGCagtgtatatttttaatatactaaaagtacattatttgtgtattgaatgtacattatttgataatacataaaaattcatatactttcaaataatgtactttatgtatacaaatagtgtacttttagtatattaaaaatgtactttttatttatgattcacacaaatgtgtggaccatggttcatgaaTAATGATTGGGATGCTCTCAAACCGGAGTTGAATTTGTAACATTGCAGTTACGTTATCAAGTTAATAGTCTGATCAATTTGGTTGGAATTTCCTTGATActctctattattattatctctgCATTATCTTGTACAACCGACAGCGGTGTTGATTGGCGGTTTAATTAGGGTTTTGTGATATATAATTTAGAAGAAAAATGGAAGGTGTAGTAGATGACAGGAGTGGTTGGTTTGTTTCCATATTAGGTAACTTTTCGTGAGGCAGAAGCAGCCATGAGAGCGTGTGTTGATGCTGCACCAGTGATTGATGGGAGAAGGGCCAACTGCAATCTTGCTTCTTTGGGTGTTCAAAGATCCAAGCCTTCTACCCCTAAACatggtatatatacatacatagttacatatatatacacatatatatagaagtgAGTTCAAATAAAAACTGAAGTAATCGTAGATCAGATGTCCATTAGGGTTCATCAATATAATAGTGAggttttaatataaaaaaaatacaaatcaatttttataattattatagaCATTCAAGtttgtgataattataaaactaatcactttcattttcactatattttTCAGCAATCTTCAATTGTTAATTAACTTACACAAATGGATAAAgtccatctctctctctatatatatatataatcttatcCTAATAGTAGTTggtcttttattttcttctctttgtaCATTCTATAGGATGAAAATGACCATTGAACCCTAAcctctaatatatatacacacagtaATTAATACTTAGTATGACAACTTTGAATCATTCTAGTACTAATTTACCTTCTTTTTTGGTTCTAaagttttctttaatttgattagtGGATGATCAATTTGGTCATAATAATGTTTGTGCCCCTTGAAAGCAAGCAATTTTCAAATTCTTGATGGAAACATGAATATTCTCCCAATATAGGGAAAATAAAGTTGAattctttgaatttttgaatggtgtgtatatgtatgtatgtatatgtaggGTTGGATAATGAGGGAGGGGGTAGGGTGGGGGTAGTGCCACTTTGAATTAATGGAATTGGTTTCTTTTGCTTTACAACCACCAGCTAGCATGACCATGTGACAAGATATATGTTATAGAAAGGGAAGGCAATGCCAGCTCATTTTTGTTTACTCTTTCTCATGTAGTAGTGTGAGAGACTACACACACTACAACACTTTTGCTTTTGCCAAAATATTCAATCATTCCACTCTTTTCTTTCCACAAACACAATCATTCTTCACACACAATCCTAAATAAGTTTACTAACAATACGCAAAATTTGTAGGTAAATTACTGAAATTCGTGAGTATTTATTAGTTTGTCCACGAATTTTGATAAGTAGAATATTGAAATTTGTAAGCGTTTAAACGGTAACTATTTGATTCGTTACTGAATATGGGGGGTTACTCTTTATTCCCGAGAGTTATTAAACGTTTATTGGATatgcatttttttgttttagtatatTTTGGGAGGTTTAACATGAAATAATAATGTTTGATTGGTGTGATGTTTAGCAGGAGGGGGAGGAGGAGTGAGAAATTTTAGGGCAATGAGTGGGTTTCAAGGAGGGTTTGGAGCAACAGCTACAGCCTTTCCTTCTGCAACAACCTTCCCTCATCATTATGCCATCCAACAAGGCCTACCTTATAATCTTTATGGGTATACATGTGCATCTCTACTTTACTCTATCTCTATttctataatctatatatataatgggtgCTGGTAATATTAGATAATGCATTGGATCTAATATTAATAAGATCTGGTACAATAAAAAATAGTATGGTAGTTGTATCTGTTACTATCAGCACTAACATGCAGCtgataaactttaatttatatatatgtgcatgcCCAAGCTCATGTAGAATGAgtttcaaataattttatcatttgtaAACGGATAACCGAttcaagtttttaaaagtttaagaatGTATCCACTGGtattaggggggggggggtagtgCATGATTCATCACATCTTGGTTGAACCCGTCATATAGGTTCTTTTTAGTGCGACTTACCTCTCTTGTGTGGTTTATGGACTGTTACGTAGAAGTCAAATTTATCTGATCTAGGGTATGTATACCCTCAGGTAGGAGATGAGTTTTTTTTACTgccaaaattttttttcttccttcagTCACTCTCTTTTAAAATTATCTGACTTGAATATCAAGCTAGCTTAGCTCCTTCACATTCTAATGGCTTTCTTGTTTATATTTCGTTGTCAGGTACTCTTCATATTCTCCAGAATTTTCCTACCCCACGGTTTGTACTTTCACTTTGATCTTTGCATAAAGTAGCTCGGACAAACCCTAGCAACTAACATCATAAAAATCAACTAGTAAATTTTGTAACTTATCGATAAACAATGAtataaagaaatattatatttttgttaaaaatattacacgtaCATCAAACGATCTCATATAAAATCAATTTTGTATGAGACAGTTAATTCGATAATCACAATATTTTAAGTTCGACTCCCTATAAAAGTtatctattgaccttcttggtttaaTTAAACCAATCAGGTATGGATAATCTAAACTAGTTTACCCCGTTGTGCTCCAATACCTCTATCGATTAGGGTCACAAGATGAGTTTCACTTAGAGTGCACTTTCAGATAACGATTTTGTGTGAaacatgtaatactttataattaaaatgtattgcTATTTATAGatctttaaatatatatatatatatattttttatttttttttgaaatattacaCATCTTAAATGATAGGAgacaataattattttacaaTTAATCTTAGTAAAAATTCTGGAATTTTAGTTTCAGTTACCCTAGAAGACATAGGATGCCTTTTCTTCTTCTGTTCTTTTCACGCTTAGAGTTAAGAATCTTTGACTTTTACAAAGGTGCACTCATCATATCATTTCTCCTATTTTTTGACTGGTCAAAACCAGACTCTTTTACTTTTTAAGTCTCTGTGCAATTTGGataatgcaaaataaataaataataaaaagttaatcCGGCCAAATCTTTGTACTATGATGTCGTGTTATATATCTATTTGTTATGTCTTATAGCACAAGTATCCAAATTTTTTTTGCAACCAAACCTTTATTATTTGATGTAGCATGTAGTGTTTAACTTTAATCTTTATattcattcattatttataaattaattattaaagttgcTAATTAATcagataaaattatattacgaaATGTGATtatttgtctctttttttttcataattaaaatcttgtttaattatttgtttaggGGTACTATGGTATGTATGGAGGCGCGACGGCGGCGCAGTATGCTGCAATGTATGGTAGTGGGACCAACGGGATGTTATCCGCCGCGGCAGCGGCAGCCGCCTTCTACCCTTACTTGAATTTTGGCGAAGGAAGTGGCGGAGCCACCACCACCGGCGGCTACACGGCCAGCCAGGCCGCCTACGGGGTCCAATACCCCCATCACTTGCTTCAGTACTCCGCCGCCATTAACACCACCGCCGGGTTCCCGGCGCAACACTACGCCACCCCCATTTCTCTGGCGGCGCACACAACTCCGGTGCAATCAGGTTTGTATCTAACCATTTTACTTACATACGAGTATgaattaatctttaaaaaaaacatggtgtttttttttttttttcacttttggtctcaCGATTATCGGAtcattttcatgtttttattaattatttttacgtTTGATTCCACGACTTTAAATATTGTCACATTTGGTTATCTGATCTAATTTCTGGTCACTAATGAtcaattttttagttaaaaatcattaaaatgacAATTGTGCCCGTTATGATAAGTTACTTAGCTTGACTATTATACACTCATGTTCAATAACATAGgatacaaatttaattatcaatgaCCAGAAATTAGGccaaaaaaacaaatgtgaCAATGTTTTAATAGTGTGtgactaaatatgaaaaaaagtAATAGTCGGGAATcaattatcatattttggaATAAAAGTGAGGGAGTAGAAATAGGGAGTACATGTAATAGAACTCTTCTTGAAAATGCGGTACTAATTGCTTTGCCAGTTTGTTTTGCTGTGCCGCAGGCGTGAccgtggcggcggcggcggcgcgtgCACCCATTCCTCACCGTTGAAAAGATCTATGCCTACCTGCCCTAAACAAGAATGATCAAAAGAGAGATTCAATTCAACCACTTTTGGCCTGACCATGGTTctcatcctcctcctcctcctcaccGGAGCGAGTCCCTGAGTCCCGGATATGGCATCCGGTATCTCCACCACTCGAGCCCCGTGTAGGGGCTCCCTCCCCGAATTCGGAGCAAAGTAAAAAACCTCTCCGTCTTCGTCTTCGTCTTCATCTTTCTCTTGACAGGAAAGGTTCTCTCAAGAGAAAACAGAAGCTGCTAGAagcatatatatgcattttttgCATTTACAATCATCACCCAACCAAGCTGTCTCATACGATGAAGCTGCGTTGGTCGCATGTTTTCCTTTGAAACCTTAGCCTCGGAAAGGCTAAGGAAATGTAACCATTTAGGGAATTTAACCCTTTTTGTGGATCATAACTTAGCTTTAGACAAAAACCCTGCACTTTTCAAATGATGATCTTCAAAATACTAGCTCATAATCAAGTAATCATGCAGGTGTAGATGAAATTAGGATTTTGTTATCTGTCTTGACAAGTGAGATATCCCGTCTAACATGACAGAACAAGTAAGACATCCCGTCTAACGTGACAGAACAGGTAAGACATCCTGTCTAACGTGATAGATCGAGAGGAAAAACATAAGTAAATAATCTCGATCTCCAACATGTTCAAGTCTATTTTAGTAATGTGGTCTTGgaatcgtaaaaaaaaaaaaagaaaaaaaaaaggtatgttTAGCCATCTCTCTTTAGGGTTAGAGCCATGGCtttaatgatgttttttttttgttctttttactACTGTTGTATGTATATTTGGGGACTAAATCTTGGGAGTTTTAGTCCCCTAATTACTAAAGagctaataatataatttcttgatCTGAATTCATAGGCATTATTGGACTCCATTAATGGTGATAAGTACCCTTGGGAGATATTTTGGGGTCTCTTAATTGGGTTAAGTTCACCTAAACTCATTAACCATGGTTAGGGCTCAGGTCTTCCATCCTCTCAAGCATATGTTATTTTCAGAAGAAACTTATATATTgatgttttaattttgtactaAGACTGATTTGTATTGTAATTAATGGCTAGGGCCTAGGTATAGGAAGAAGATTCATTAGTGCCCACAAGAGATTGTGTTATCATTACTGGCTTTGCACAACTGAAAAATATGGCCCATCTCAATTAAAATACTGATATATAGTTAAATTATTGCATCACTGATTTATGCCCGAGAGACAAcgtaaagaaaatattataaatacttTAAGAAATTGAGCAATAAaagaaatggtcaaataagctcaTGAACTTTATACGGAAAGTAAATTAAaccttttaacttttaaaagtaacaATTAAACACGTTAACATGTGATTTTCTTGCATTTGATCTCAATATATAACCGTCATTGGTTTTGTGCATTGAAACCCTAAAACCCATCTATGGTAGGTGAATTGCCTCTAAAATTCAATAGCATATTTAACCATTTCTCCAAGAAAATGAGAACTCCTTCAAGTTGACACTTATTAGTTTTCAAAGCTTATAAAGTTGGCTCAATCATGAAAGAAACATCTCAACCACTTCCTAAGTTAATGATACAACATGATGCCTAAGTTAATGTTTGAGAAAATGGATGCATATGTACTGGATTATGTCTGAAAACCTAAATGCAAGAAGGGCAGCATCATATCATTCTCATTATTGCAAGCTGAGATTTTTGCACACATCTAATAATGCAACATCAAAAGGTGCAGCCAAAACAAACCAAATTATTGTAAAGGAACTGCGATGATCCAATAATCGCTTCGACTCCTTTGAGTTCTACCGGGTTCATGTTGTATACAAACTCACGGTTTCTGTACAAACGAGGTTTATAGTTGATATATGCCGGGGTGTATATTGTGCTTGATGTAGATATGCCAATGCCTCC from Ipomoea triloba cultivar NCNSP0323 chromosome 7, ASM357664v1 encodes:
- the LOC116025690 gene encoding RNA-binding protein 24-B-like isoform X3, coding for MSNNMNGQQFGDTTYTKVFVGGLAWETQKETMEKYFEQFGEILEAVVISDKATGRSKGYGFVTFREAEAAMRACVDAAPVIDGRRANCNLASLGVQRSKPSTPKHAGGGGGVRNFRAMSGFQGGFGATATAFPSATTFPHHYAIQQGLPYNLYGYSSYSPEFSYPTGYYGMYGGATAAQYAAMYGSGTNGMLSAAAAAAAFYPYLNFGEGSGGATTTGGYTASQAAYGVQYPHHLLQYSAAINTTAGFPAQHYATPISLAAHTTPVQSVCFAVPQA
- the LOC116025690 gene encoding RNA-binding protein 24-B-like isoform X2 — its product is MSNNMNGQQFGDTTYTKVFVGGLAWETQKETMEKYFEQFGEILEAVVISDKATGRSKGYGFVTFREAEAAMRACVDAAPVIDGRRANCNLASLGVQRSKPSTPKHGGGGGVRNFRAMSGFQGGFGATATAFPSATTFPHHYAIQQGLPYNLYGYSSYSPEFSYPTGYYGMYGGATAAQYAAMYGSGTNGMLSAAAAAAAFYPYLNFGEGSGGATTTGGYTASQAAYGVQYPHHLLQYSAAINTTAGFPAQHYATPISLAAHTTPVQSGVTVAAAAARAPIPHR
- the LOC116025690 gene encoding RNA-binding protein 24-B-like isoform X1, with product MSNNMNGQQFGDTTYTKVFVGGLAWETQKETMEKYFEQFGEILEAVVISDKATGRSKGYGFVTFREAEAAMRACVDAAPVIDGRRANCNLASLGVQRSKPSTPKHAGGGGGVRNFRAMSGFQGGFGATATAFPSATTFPHHYAIQQGLPYNLYGYSSYSPEFSYPTGYYGMYGGATAAQYAAMYGSGTNGMLSAAAAAAAFYPYLNFGEGSGGATTTGGYTASQAAYGVQYPHHLLQYSAAINTTAGFPAQHYATPISLAAHTTPVQSGVTVAAAAARAPIPHR